DNA from Xiphias gladius isolate SHS-SW01 ecotype Sanya breed wild chromosome 9, ASM1685928v1, whole genome shotgun sequence:
CAAGTTAGCCACCATTAGCTGTGGGAAATGGGTTATTAAAACAGAGAGGACCGCTGCGTGGTAGatgatttattcattattcaatCACTTTAAGCTATGCAACCCTTTTTTCAACTCATCCAACTGTTAAAAGCCACGATTTTCCAATTTaggttgtgttttgttattttgcatcAATTTGGATGTCATTGGGTGTAAAACCAGCTGCACACTAACTGTCCCACAATATCAGTTTGAATTATAGTACAATAATTGCTCAGAAATGGTCAGTGCAATCAATGTGTAATACCACAGTCCACTTATAGCCTTTATGGCGTGGTCATATAGACTTTAACTGCTTGTTTAttgtcaacagcagcagctctactGAGGCTGTCAGTTGGGATTTATGCCCAAATCAAGTTTTTGACAAGGGATTAGGGACAGACAAAGGAAAACCCACTGTTTTTTACGACTCTATAAACCGCACATGAAAAGAGTTTTCATGGCTTCCCCGGGGAGCCGGGCAGCACAACATGTAGTGTGCTGATATGCTGTATGGCAACATGACAAGTTTCTTTGATTTATGCATTATCTAACAGTGACCCTGTAAAATATTATCATGAAGGCTTCCTTTTTGATTTACAATATGTTGCTTATCGTGTACCTTCAAGATAATAATGCAATCTCTTGTAAATGAGCTATTGAAGTATCCATGTAGCCCAGGGGCTATGATGCATACCacacagtatactgtaattGCATCATCCTCTGTTTGATTTTGACAAGGGACCTTTGTTGCGTGTCCCTGTCATGTTTCTTCCTCTCATGTCGGCAGCAGAGTTCCATCAGTAAATGCTAAAACACccacaaatgaaattaaaggaaagCAATTGCATGAATAAATATAGCAGAACCAATCCCATATTGACTTTCCCAATACTTTTGCAGACATGGTTACAAAACATCTAAATTATTTAGAACAAAACAATGTGTGCACCAGTTCTTTGCTGCAATTTTATTAGATGCAGAATAAAACTGCAGCTAGATTAATAGGGCCTCAGTCTCATATAAATAGGGTATATAGGGTGTGAATCATGCTGTATATCGGATGGATTTCCCCACACACAAAAGTTTAAAGCCTTTATTATTGTGGctacatgattaaaaacaacatactgGTCTTCCCTGGCGTCAAACAATCATACGCACAGACTGTAAATGAATACTATAAGAACATGCTTCCATTACACGTGAGAAATTACGCAACCTCGTTTGGTTTCctcaaataagtgtatttcccaaatagtcaaactattcctttaattgtCAAACTGACAACGAATTTCAATTATCCCTTAAAATTTCATTCatataaaagaaggaaataGCTTCTGAAACAACATCTCGACCACAGATTTTcaaaactgagacaaacagTTCTTAATGGCAGGGTTGTACACTGTGCCTCTGTAGTGGTAGGAGATGCTGGGATACATTTGTCCTTTAAATGATGAAGAAATCAACTGAGAGCTCCATTCAATAATCAACTATAAaaagtgtaaagaaaataaagagtcaTTACAGTCAACACAAAATCAGCTGTCCCAAAGAGATCACTGCACCTGCAGGGATGACTTGAGGCGTCATGGACTGAACAGTAGACCGTGAAGATCCAAGATAAACAGGAGCCGCTGCAATGTGGTCATAAATGTGGCCGATTACGGTCACAGCACTTGAGACGTAAAAGGTATTTGTGTACactctgtgtgagtttgtccTCGTGTCATATCAGCGTCATCGTTCCACAGCCTCCCTCATAGTCTGCGGGGTGATATGAATTTGGAGAGGCAGCATGTAAGGGTTAAGAAAACAAGTGATATTTGATCCACCAAAACCTCAGTGAATCCCTTAATTCAATCATAAGAGAATTACTGCCCTGAAAATAACTTGCCCTGAGGCATGCTGCCGCTGTTTCCATGTCAGTGTGAGAAACACAATAACATTATTGATCTGTGTAGCCTATGACCTCCACCTCCAGGCCACCATCTGAATAATTCATGCAGGAGTGATGAGCACATAGAGGCCTAAAGGTGTCCGGGCTAATGATCAGACAAGTTAGGCGACATCATTTCCATAGTAGATACATGTCATATTAATTAATCAGCATTAATTAATACAcattacacttttgttttttaaagaaaaagttggaaaactgttttaaatgaacCCACGTCTATATTTTGGAATGTGGTTTTGATGGCTGCACAAACAGGTACCTTCTGGTCCCACATCCTGTGTATCTACCTgaagatgaatgtgtttgttcattaaCTACCCATCTACAGATTACATTGGAGTCAATAAAACAACTGGTTGACTCTGATTAAAACCCTCTGTGCACTGTAAGAAAGCACCCCTaactaattaatttaaaaaaataaatgatcttGCCTCCTATTCATACATCACTGTCATGTGAATATGTCAAAGCGTAAATGCGTCTAAAGTGCACTTGgcactttgatttttgtaaaaCTGGAGAAGAAAACTCACAAATAGCATTTTGCATGGAAACTCTGTTGTCAGCCTTAACTCGGTGGATCACTCTTCAACAGCTGTACAGGTTATAGATTTATATACACGTTTTGAAGTTGATGTCTTATTTTCAAGAAACAAATATAATGTGAAAGTGATATTGTATATGTCCAATACCCTTGCACAGAGATTCTAACTCCCCCTGTTTAAAGACATGTGCTGTGCAAGTTACAGCGCAACAGACAGTGTGACATGTTGCAATATTCTTGGCAAAATCTAGAAATCGTGAGAAACTGTCTGGTGACAGAGTGAGCGGGCATTGGCTAGAGACTGCAGCTTCGGACTGTGATAACCGCTGTGAGCTCCTGGGCTGTGTGTGGCGGGATAGCCGGGTCAGTCACCCCTTGCTCTCTCCGACTGCTGATACGCTGTGGTCTCCCAAGTGCCACGCCGGCCGTCGGCTCGAGCTTTGCGGGGCCAGTGGTCTTCTTTTCGGGTTTCTGACCCCTTATTTTGAGCCAGTCCAAGGCAGAAGGGTGGACAGCTCAGTAGGCCTGTCTACGGAGAGGCATTGTAACTTTTTTGGATAAGCACAGGCTCGATTCCCGCGTGTGGGCACGAGGCTCACTGGGCTGAGGCTACCGCTGCCGTTGACCTGTGTGGACCAGGATGTCAAACTCATACGCCACAGCGGGGGACTATTTTATGGCGCTGTTCGTGGTGCTGAACGGTCGGCCAGCTAGAAAAACCCCCCGCAGGTGTCGCGTGCCGATTCATTTTTTCCAATCACAGCCGGGTGATGTGGTGCAAATAATGTGGTGCTTCATATAAGCGGGTGAAATTAAATAACCCGTTCGATCAGGTTTCACGACAGCAGCACAAGAATAATTTTCAAACTCAACATGCAAAGGCTGGGAGAATCTGTGCGTATTTAGTCGCGTTTATAACCATCAGCAAGCCAGGGCGTGAGGTCCGGGTCTGAGCGTGTCCTCCAGCCTCTGCGGGGACGGGTGACCCCTTGAGCGACGGCGCTGGAGGAGAACGCGAGGGGTGTGGTCAAGTGCTGCTCGGTGCGCATCAGGTATCCTTCCCACGCTATAAAATCCCGCGAAACGAGAGCAGAGCAGCGAGACTGGGGGCACCACCGGGGTGACTGCATCAGGAGACTTTTTGTGTCACAAAGTAAGTCTCCCTTGAATTTTTCCAGCCGCATCCTAAGAGAGACTTTTGCGCGTAATTTGTGATGAAATTCATGCcagctaatgtgtttttatgcaaTATCTGACATACTTTAAAGGCATTTTGTGCAATAAGGTATTtatgtgaaatgttaaaaatcacaAGAATAATATTTTGGCTTCAACAAAAGTAAAttcaggagttttttttttcttttcatttttttctttcttttttttttgtttgtctttattttcgAGAACGAAATTCGGTTTTTTCCAGGGAAATCGTACCCTGGtatttctccttctcctcagaTGGCCAACACGTTGAGATCGTGGCTGACGCTTGCGGCGCTCGTCCTCTGCCTGCTGGTGTGTTTGAGCAGCTTTGCGGACGCCTACCCTCCCAAACCGGAGAGCCCGGGGAGCAACGCTTCACCGGAGGAGTGGGCCAGATACCACGCAGCTGTCAGGCATTATGTTAACCTCATCACCAGACAGAGGTGAGTCGGGTTTACCAAACTAAATGCCAGatgggtgcgtgtgtgtgtgtgtgtgtgtgtgtgtgtgtgtgtgtgttttttcaaacatctccttctccttctaTTTATATGGGTGCACACCCATCAGAGTTTAAACGTTAAAGTTCTGAACAGCAACCTCAGAGCCATGGCAGGTTTGTGAGTATAATGAACtcctaaatcaaatcaacacaTATAtgacctgaaagaaaaaaaaaaataaagaaaaagaaggactTATAAATCCGGAAAAACATGCATTGCTTTGGTAACTGTTGATCCTCTGGTCAGACATGTAGTCCACCTCCCTTGATGTGAGGGATTAAGTCTCTGGCTCAAGGACAAGTTGGCAAGGATAGCAACAAGGGGGATCGAGCCCTCCCGTTGTGGCGTGAATTCACTCATATAAGGCATGTTTTTCACCCTAAGTCAGGACTTTTCAGATGCTGGTCAGGAGTTCATCCCTTCGTTGGCAAGCCGTGCGGCACTCTCGGGTCAATATGCTTAAGTTACAAAGCACTGCTCTTCTTGTTATAAGAAATAAGGCGTCAGGGGACTGGATCCTGGTCTCCTGCTGATGGGTATGTGAAGATAAGACCGTAGAGAAGCGGGTAATAGCTCTGTTGTGAGACCAAatcttgaaataaatatatggGAACACCAGACATCccaatcattttcttttgtttcttagCAGCTGAATCAAGACTGGATCATAACACAGTATTAGAAACATACATGGTTGTAGGTTTTCTACACCGCTTGGCCTTTGAAATGTAGCTCAGGTTatctttttgtttattgtaaGCCTGTAAAGAAATTCCTTTGTGTTGAAGTATCAAATAACTGTTAACAAATGCACTATCCCTTCAGTGTGGCACGGCTGTTACATTCTATTTTTCCATTTGGAGAAACTAGCGGGTATACAGTTTTCCTGTGACTGAAGCTGAGTATAGTCCCATCGTTAACCCTCCTGCTCTGTTATTAAAGAGGCTGGATCTGTCATTAGACTCAAAGGACTGTGTGCCACACGGTGCAGCCCCTCATCTCTCAAACAAAGGAAGGTCTACTCCTCAGTGGCCAGGGATTGATTTTGCATTGAAGTCGGAGGAGTTAGTTTGTGTTTGCCTTGCTGGACAATGGGCTGTCAACTCGAACATTGTCCTTTCCCTCAGATAATTGCACCgcttatttatttctttattttttctgctggaCTGCAGAGATTGAGCAGAGAAGTAGTACTGATAAAAAGTCAATAGGGTGTAGGCAGCTAACTTGCCTTGTTCACAGCTGGATGAgtcttgaaaaaacaaaaaaaaacaaccagtaGTTGAAATTCATAACAAGGCTGGTGGGGTCACACCAGAGCACCCATTGAAATGCTGACTGAGTGACTGCTGGTGTAGAGCAGAGAGGAGTTTCAGatgaatgagaatgagaatCTCCAATTAATCTTGAGCTGCAGTCACTACATGCTGGTGTTTGGTTTTCTCCAGGTATGGGAAGAGGTCTACCCCCGAGCAGGCGGTGGCATTCCTGCTGTTGGGGGCTGATTCAAGCCAAGACACTGAACCACGGTGAGAGAAACGGATGAGAATACACCTCTGATAATTCACAATGGGCGTTTGTAGGATCCTAATTTTATACTGAAGCTGACAACTGACAGAATTTTGAGCCTAATATGAAAGACAAATTGTTCAAGTTGCTAAAGccactgaaaaaatattaagagGATGGGACATTAAAATTTAGAGAGACTTATTTTGGGTTAACAGTCGCCTAATGGAGGATGTTTCATCTATTCTTCCAGTACACCTGGCCTCTGAAAGACAAAtccattaacaaaaaaaaaaagcaaaaaattagAGAAATTAAGCAAATCAATACATAAAACTGTAGAGTGAGGGACATCATGTATGCAGCTGCATTACTGGCCAATATCCAGTATTCAAGAGAAGCACCTTTACAGGGATATGAAGGGGAGGGGTCTGATCAGCCACACTCTTGTGTCCTACATTATGATTTTCAACGTGACAGTTATCAGTTTGTCATTATTAATTAAGGAAGAACATGCAATTTAATGAAAGCCCTACATAAAATGGACCGATATTTCATCCCCCATTAGCAAACAGTTTGAGTTTAAGATAACACATTATTACTGCCATCTCTAGTAGTGTTAAAACATGTTTGCTTAATGTATCCAGCCATATGTGTGAGTCTATACATCTGGGTGATCCAACCCCTGTTTAAAATCTTTAAGACCCAGTCCTGTTGGTCCAGCATATTGTCAAACCGCTTTATTGCTATACTCCTTACTGCAGAAGGATCAGTAGTTTTGCTGTAGTTTAGCCCCCTCTTAATATTCATTGCTCTTCAAGTGAGTACTGAATAGCATCTTATCTCACTGTGGGTTTACACAAGCCTATGGGCCATGCCATCGTCGTAATGTCACAACCACATGTTTTGACAGCTGAGCTGGTGATCTGTCAGGCCTGGTACATTAGGATGCTGCAAGTGGAAATTTCAACAAATCACCGAACGGTGTTTTCTCTTCCCTTACAGCTCGGACTACGACTATCAGTGGTAAAAGACTCCAATGTTAACCGTTCCCCGATCCTTCGACTAACCCGCAGTCAAAAACACTGAGAATCTCCAGAGACAACCTGCACTGGACTTTGTGACTCtgcatatttaattatttcatgtgCATGcaactctctctccctctctgtttgtcagCTCCTCTCCAcgcctgtttgtttgttggaccaaaaatgtaaataatttgtATCAAAATCGATTACTTTACAATAAAGAATTGAATGGGATAAATTTATGAAACAAAGACACGAGCTTCAGGTATTCCTTCGTCTGTTGTTACAAACTGTACCCGCTCTCGTTGCCGCTAGTTGCCACTATATCACCAGGAAACGTACATCTGCAACTTAGTCTATCATATTGCTGGTCTTGTGAGCGTTCACATCGACCAGCGGCGGACGGGCTTCAACTTCACACGGGGGGTACCAAACCAAAAGAcgcctttttttggggggggtttccGTTCAGAAACCCTCCTTCGGGGAAAACCGGACCGGCGCGTACAGGGCAGCCAACAGGCTTTCAACCAATGGAGCTATGCGTGAGAGCGCGCGAGCCGTTGTAGTTTAAAGACAGCCGTCGGCGTCGGTGTTGTGAAAGTGACCGCACAGATTGAGCGAG
Protein-coding regions in this window:
- the pyyb gene encoding peptide YYb — encoded protein: MANTLRSWLTLAALVLCLLVCLSSFADAYPPKPESPGSNASPEEWARYHAAVRHYVNLITRQRYGKRSTPEQAVAFLLLGADSSQDTEPRSDYDYQW